The genomic stretch ggacagaaacaaaatttattaaaagaaaaacgaCCTTACAAGGCGTTGGCAAGAGACCAAATGGTGATTTACAAAGAAAGATGATGGGTGAGACCACCAAACATGAGAAAGCCTGTGCTTGAGAACTCCACAGGCAAGGAAATCCGCAAAGGAGTTGTTACCTCGGCTGAGtgaagggaagtaaaatacGCAGTGCCATTTACCAAAATATGAAACGTTGCGCCATATatactaaaataataaaatatggaGCAACTCGCATAATAGTGAGGCAGGGCCCACCAGTACCTCAGGTATTCACATGGCCAGAGGATGGTGTAGGATCCACTTGAAAGAATCCTTGCTTACTTAGGTGATTCTATCCactaaagaatggaaaaaaatcctctgtttttcccatccctgtttttccttgttttgctacctgcagaacacgacacgtggacaactgaggatccaacggtcaaggttgggtgaccATCAGGAAAAATATTCGCGCCGAAAACAAGTGCAGAAAGCTAGTCACCTGCCTAACTGACACGTGGCAGTGTAACTGAGCCGGCTAGAAGACGTTTCGTGGACGCAAAAGCCGAGGCCATATAAGGTTAAGACTTTTAGAGTCCTGCTTGGGGAGGGCAGAGGGTGTAAAGTGAGTAAATTGACAAGAATATCCTCTATCCTTCTCTCAGTCAAGAAACAGGTATTTCCATGATTTAAATCAAAAGAACGGTGATTTGTATACATTGGCTCAAGTAGCACcgtttaatttctttttccatgtcTCTGGATTCTCTAGGTATCATTTTTCGGTTATTTCATTAATCCTGACGGAGTTGCAGGAAAACTAAGGAAAGAAGACCTTTGAGATTCTTGAAAAAATTAGAGTTTAGAGATGAAAAAATGTGAGCTCTGTAAATATCCGGCACGAATGTATTGCGAATCCGATGAAGCGAACTTGTGTTGGGACTGTGATGTGAAGGTTCACTGTGCCAACTTCCTTGTCGCTAGGCATCCTAGGAGTCTGCTTTGCCATGTCTGTCAATCGACGACGCCATGGAAAGCTTCGGGAGCAAAGCTTGAACCGACGGTCTCGATTTGCAAGAGATGTGCATATAACAGTAATAGCAGGGTTGAGAGAGACGAAGTAGACGAAGAAGGTCAAGGAGCAAATGGCGGTAACGATGAGATTGAAAAAGAACCAGAagaatatgatgatgatgatgatgatggcgatGATATTGATGATGTTGAAGATGGCGGCGACGGCGACGGCGACGAAGAAGATGGGGAGAATCAAGTCGTCCCCTGGTCTTCCACTCCGACTCCACCTGTCACGAATTCTTCAATTAGTGAATGAGTCTTCAAATAACGGCCGCGATAGAGGTATTGCAGAATCAATGAATCAATGACGTTGTTTTCATTAAAAATGATGTGTGAGAATGCAGATCTTGGTTGTCAAGTGTGTACATATTTGCTTCCATTTCCTTATTGGCGCTCTATATTTTAGAATCTTAGTTGAATTCGAacagaaaataaacataaaatgtattttttgaAACTCTGATTGATTCAAGTTTTTACTGCTATTATCTCGATTTTACAAGTTCACGGCAAAATCATATTTGAACTGTTTCCGCtaaatttttttcaaaggaTTATCcgacataaatttctgtttcttcgTTTCAACTGCGGATATTCTTCTCCATTGCAGTATGATTACGGCTACGTGGCTTCCCACTCAAACAATGATAGGGCGTTGGTGGAAACAGGAACTGGGTGCTCAAACGACGACGAAGCAACCTCTCGTGGCTCTTTCAGGCGTTTGAAGGACTTAAAAAGAGAACTCCGACGACAACGGCGGCACTTGTCTACTCGCTCGAGAGATTCCAGCAAGTCGACGGGACTCTCCGGCGAAGAAGCAACCGCCATGATAGTCCAAATCTGCAAATTAACCAAAAAAGATTATGGTGCCGTTCATATCGTTTCTACCGATCATCTTTAACCGTAAGATCTGAATCGATTTTGTATTTTCTTCCCTAATTGAAATATCCCATTAACCagaaaattatttaattaatcttTTTTGTTCGTTCTGGATTTTGAAAGCCAAGCGTGAATGTTTATCCACAGCACACATCTAACATGCGCCGGATCGATGCGTCCCATTCCTTATCTCAGCCCATAACTTACAAAAAGCTGGTTACTTGTATGGAGTCATGAATTCTCTGTTATTGCTTTACCGCCACATGCCCCTTCCACAGTTGAAAGTTCCATTCCGTTCTCCCCAAGACCCCAACCGGTTTGTGTGATATTGATTGCATGCCCTAATTTGTAATGGTGGACACTGGTCTTCAGTTTAGAAACATTGAATTGTGAACAAATTTTGAAACATAGGAGACTAACATGTGCCGAGGTGAaatgtcattttcttttaatcattCTTCAATCAAACACAGGCATATGCGGGACACGCAAACTCGAATTAGGACACGAATATCAAGTGCCAAAAGACACCACCTATTTCTTAATTATATGAGTACACGAGCTGCGTGACCCCATGTCTTTGGATGCTTTTAAGTCTTAGTTATTGATGGGTTCTGTCTGTTTGCTTTTCAATTCACATCTTCTACTTGGAACATGGTTTGATTTTAGGTGTCGGTATTAGATTGTCCATATCTTGTATCTGTTGAATGATAAGGATCAttggtaaaaatgtcaaaaaatctATCATTTTAAGAAAATCATGGGTATTTCAGTCAGATGATACGATACTGATTGTTGCTGATGATATCATATCGGTTTTTGGGATAGTTGATACTTAATTCGATACCATAGACTAGATatctttttttaatgcaaaccACTTGGATTTATCAACTTAAACAATGTTAGAAGTTAGAACAAGATTAGTATCAACAATGTGCATCAACCTATATATAATCATTATCAATATTAGAGTTCAAGGAAGAATAACCCTATTGGAACATGAGATTGTGATATGGATTCAACACATCACTTGCTTCCACccatactaattttttttaataattgcaATTTGTTTCCATAAGCTCTCTTAGTAAGCAAGGTTAGTTTAAGAGATTatatgtggtgaaggttgaatGGAATGGTTTTTGTGGCTATGGTGTAGGCTTCTAAGATCGTCCTCGGTGGAAATTTGTGGTCGTTGTGATTTATATTGGTTTCTTTGCTTTCAAACTTGTGGTGAAAGCCACTTTTATATTCCTCTGTatgggaagggaaggagaagtgACAGGCGTAGACTTTTAAGGTTCAAGGTTTTGTCTTTTGTAAAAGATTAATGTGGGCTGGCAGGTCTGGATAGAAATGGAATCTCATACATATCAACGCTGGGGTTTTTTTGGCCTTTGAGtggctttgttttattttttttggtaaaactttgTGTGGCTTTCTggttgaaagaaaaatgaatgggAGGCAAATTCTGTGGTACCAACATTTCTCATTGTTAAAGGTGTCATTTCGGTATCAATATCATATATCCATATCAAAATTGTACCCCTTTTTAATACGTGGAATCTGAATTATATAAATCAGACAATCAAGGAATGGAAATAAACCATGGTGCCCTGCATAGGTAATGTTGTTCGGGTTAGGGAGTCGGCCACGTTTATTCCCTAAGAATAGAAATAAGTCATACCAAATATTACCGTGCCAAAATCATGTTAGAAGAGATTTGGtatcaatatcaaaatcataCTGAAGGAGATTTAGTATGATTTTGGAATGAGAAATGGTTTATTCCTCAGTTTGGTATggtattgattttattgttcaatAATTATCAAACCATatcaaaataccaaaaaaaaaaaaaaaaactctgtcAAATGCCAAATCATACTTAACTATAGATACATGAAATGTGGGCATTTTTTTCGAtacaagcatggttttaagtattggtattatATCGGCCTTCGCCCATATTGTATTGATATTAGTTGAGACCAATATCGATGCCTGACCCATTCGGATCGATTACCCATACTGTTTCAGGGGTAAAAGAGTAAAAAatgtacttaaaaaaaaattaaaaaaaaaaaaagaagggcaaAAGGGACTGATACTATCGGTAAGTATTGATATTGGgtccgataccaatacctaatTCCTTGGATACAAGTGTTAATAATTCACTAAGTTTTTGTAACTGCTTCTCCCTTTTCCCTCGTTTCATCCACCAAGAAATCTAAATGAATGGTAAGCTTTGCAGTGTGTGCTCTGTTCTTTGAGGGGACAAGAAACTCAACTAACATGAGAGTAGTTTAAGGGTTTAAAAGCAGAATCTGGATAGGTTAGTGTCAATGCCGGAATCAGTCCTATCAAATTAATATGGTTGGAATCAGGATCGGCCCTGGAACCGGTCCAATGCAACTGAGACTCAAATTTTATGAAGAAGATGAATTGGAATTGGCTCCGGCGACCAGCGATTCAAGGTGTCCAGAATTAGGGTTGGTATCAATTGATGCCGATCTGCATTAGCTGATTGCCTATTCCCGGTTCATAGAACCATAGGTCTAGTCCGGATCTAGCCCTTTCAAGGTTTGATGAGTACTCAATACTTCCTCCACTAATCAAATCGGATGAAATGTACTCATCAGCAAAGGAGCGACTATtgccaacaaaagaaaaagaaaaaaagaaagccaGAGGATAAAGCTACCAAATCCGAGCAAGCTTGAAAAAGCTGTAAACAGCTAAACCCAATTGGATTCAGGTGGAACCCACCAACTCTGGTTTGCATGCTAATATATTTGCATGATTTACTTGGTCTCATTCACAGAGATAATGTTATCTCATTTAATGTTGACCATATGATGACAGATGCAAACACTTAAGTGGCTACTCACATGTGTAAAATTTGTCATCAATGAGGATGGAGTTTCAAAACAATTTAGAGTGATTTTGCTGAACTTGAATACTTTCTTTCTATTATAGAACCAAAACTTGGCTTCCAAGTGAAATAATGATTTTTTCTGGAAGTACATAATTTTTTGATTAACCTTGTTTTCTGTTTTAAAACCACTAATGACCTGTTCTAAGTATGAGACATATAGCTTTTTGGTTCTATAACCTTAATTCCTATATTGATGTACaatccttcctttcttattaatgaattatttttttcattttctccaaaaaattaataataaaaataaaaaatggattcAATTGAACTCGATCTAATTTGGATATGTGAAGGTCAAGAGATTTGTATGAAATGTGATGTTTTTCACCATAgattatgtttggttgtaaagggaattaaagggaaggtaagtaaaattttcatacttaaaaaagaaatatatgtaatcattactcaTGTGACTTTaatattaacttcaaatcattccatatttatttataaaatttcactttactctgcatccaaaaccctttgctataatatgtaaaatatatcattactaaatatgattaaaaaattaagtagtttatacaatcatataagttaataattataaacatttatttttaaagtatgaaaatttcacttctcttctctttaaatttccattgcaatcATACAAGCTATAAGGAAATTAGTGTGATCGGAAATCTAAGGAAGATtcgcaattttttattttccggCAAAGAGTTGACCTAGAGAGAGATATTCATCTTCGAAATAATTTTCCAATATAACGCCAAATTGATCCACCAAACAAACACATCTCAATGCGAGATTTGGGCTGGGATAGGCTGCCAAACTTAAGAAGTGTATCCAGGTCAAGATTTATCCATCTGATGGTTAAATTGCACCAGAATAAGATTACACTTGAAGATCAGGAACAGCTTTAGACCAGATTCAGATCAACATAGTATTCCTGCTCCCAAGTAGTAGATTACCAAACTTAAAATCTCTCATGATGGAATGCAAAACTCATCCACCTCTCAATTACCATCGTAGTGAACTAACTAAAGCTTTGCACATAAGAGGGTGACTACATAAAACAGAGACCAAGTCGGATTTCTACTCACTTATTGGCTAAGAGTGACTAGATGGGGCAGAGACCAAGTCAGATTTCTACTCACTTTCTTGGCTAACTTGTTAGAAATTACAAGCCCTACTTGAGATTTTAAAGAACTTGGATCTGTATGTTTCACAATTGAAATATCTGACCTGAACTAACAAAGGCAGCACTGTGATATCTCAAATCATGAGCTCCACTGAAGCTTTCATCAATGCAAATGAAACTACCAAAGCTTTCATCAATTCACCTGAATTAAAGATGAATAGTATTCACAATCTATGCAAAATAGATTAGAAAACATGAAGGAAATGAGGCAAATCACTTTTGGATTTTTCGGATGGCTAAAGGTTCTCTAGACACACATCTAGAGAGTTCA from Macadamia integrifolia cultivar HAES 741 chromosome 11, SCU_Mint_v3, whole genome shotgun sequence encodes the following:
- the LOC122094267 gene encoding uncharacterized protein LOC122094267 isoform X1 — its product is MAVTMRLKKNQKNMMMMMMMAMILMMLKMAATATATKKMGRIKSSPGLPLRLHLSRILQLVNESSNNGRDRGTGCSNDDEATSRGSFRRLKDLKRELRRQRRHLSTRSRDSSKSTGLSGEEATAMIVQICKLTKKDYGAVHIVSTDHL
- the LOC122094267 gene encoding uncharacterized protein LOC122094267 isoform X2, coding for MSLQITAAIEYDYGYVASHSNNDRALVETGTGCSNDDEATSRGSFRRLKDLKRELRRQRRHLSTRSRDSSKSTGLSGEEATAMIVQICKLTKKDYGAVHIVSTDHL